One window of the Gemella haemolysans ATCC 10379 genome contains the following:
- a CDS encoding Na(+)/H(+) antiporter subunit C yields MEFYMIILCGILVGFGVYLMLSKSMMRIIIGVGLFGHAANLIILIAGGLYDGDIPIISELGKNYIDPIPAALILTAIVIGFAVTCLLISIYIANYKLKGSDNVIDLEDVENMKEERNNA; encoded by the coding sequence ATGGAATTTTATATGATTATCTTATGTGGTATTCTTGTTGGTTTTGGTGTTTACCTAATGCTTTCTAAGAGTATGATGCGAATAATAATTGGAGTTGGTCTTTTTGGACACGCTGCTAACCTTATTATACTTATCGCAGGAGGTTTATATGATGGAGATATACCTATTATTTCAGAATTAGGAAAGAATTATATAGACCCTATTCCAGCAGCACTTATTCTTACTGCCATCGTTATCGGATTCGCAGTAACTTGTCTTTTAATTTCAATCTACATTGCTAACTACAAATTAAAAGGAAGCGATAATGTAATTGATCTTGAAGATGTAGAAAATATGAAGGAGGAAAGAAATAATGCATAG
- a CDS encoding Na(+)/H(+) antiporter subunit B, with product MKTNDVILKSLSAIISGCIFLLSLSLYFGGHFLPGGGFVGGLLCTMALALAMFTYGIDRVNKLLPINYVYVTAIGLLFSIGTAFSGVIVGKNFFKHHFTHIHVPIMGEMELHTAAIFDLGVYFVVVGVLMSVILAFGKDGK from the coding sequence ATGAAAACTAATGATGTAATTTTAAAATCATTATCTGCTATTATTTCAGGATGTATATTTTTACTTTCTCTTAGTTTGTACTTTGGTGGTCACTTCCTTCCTGGTGGTGGTTTCGTCGGAGGACTCCTTTGTACAATGGCATTGGCTCTAGCAATGTTTACATATGGAATAGATAGAGTCAATAAACTACTTCCTATTAACTATGTATATGTAACTGCTATTGGATTACTTTTTTCCATTGGTACGGCGTTTAGTGGTGTTATAGTCGGAAAGAATTTCTTCAAACATCATTTCACTCACATTCACGTTCCGATAATGGGAGAAATGGAATTACACACAGCTGCAATATTCGACTTAGGTGTATATTTTGTAGTTGTTGGAGTTCTTATGTCAGTAATTTTAGCTTTCGGAAAGGATGGTAAATAA
- the mbhE gene encoding hydrogen gas-evolving membrane-bound hydrogenase subunit E produces the protein MLQLAVFLPVIAMFFVPFFRKNFKTIHTGKFVIVVPLILFGYFISNLKYIYSGGTIYKKLAFVSNVGLDINLNLDGLSLLFSLLITGIGTLVILYSCYYMSITDEKLHKFYIFLLIFMSAMLGVVLSDNMLSMYMFWEMTSVSSFLLISYWHENDASRKGALKSLIITVFGGVLMLAGIFILNNITGSFNVSEIIEFTKNHGYNDKYVVAMILIIFGAFTKSAQFPFHIWLPDAMAAPTPISSYLHSATMVKAGIYLLLRIGIVFSFTSSFGNILIIFGTITMLIGSISAIFLKDLKGILAYSTISQLGMMTLMIGIANLGLYNDNHYVYTFAFYAVCFHIINHAAFKASLFMITGIIDHSFHSRDIEKLRGIKRYMPLSFILSIIAGFSMAGIPPLSGFYSKEYFLTVVYGLTQSSMLYMIIVIAVVIGALGTAIYSLIVAFKPFLGKFDNSILGNKKLHLPSNGIFISPIILVVFVIINTFIKDYIVIPAQQSALAVKITNNEVITHVHHDSFFSIELLTSIIVIIASFVIYKLFASRNEIYSINPTIISIHGAYNNLGNLLHKVSGTLHDTFVTNQLRRNMSYIFVVLSATIIGGYFAIGRPMLINNFSTIHYMNIFIGLCIVVCCVALTTVYNRLVLIILSSGIGFMMTALYVTFRAPDLAMTQFVIESISTIIFLIAFILLTDKTKQVEKQSFKFTNAIIATLTGISFTIVGLVSYAYKNPSEISQFYFDNVVASGGGNIVNVIIVDFRGFDTLFEITVMTMVALIIYAMFKIIKRGGPKDEN, from the coding sequence ATGTTACAATTAGCTGTCTTTTTACCAGTAATTGCGATGTTTTTCGTACCTTTCTTTAGGAAAAACTTCAAAACCATCCATACTGGAAAATTCGTTATAGTTGTACCATTAATACTGTTTGGGTATTTTATTTCAAATCTTAAGTATATCTATTCAGGTGGAACAATCTATAAGAAACTAGCATTTGTTTCTAACGTAGGACTTGATATCAACCTAAATCTCGACGGTTTATCACTTCTATTCTCATTACTAATTACAGGAATCGGTACTCTAGTAATATTATATTCATGTTACTATATGAGCATTACAGATGAAAAATTACATAAATTTTACATATTTTTACTAATATTCATGTCTGCCATGTTAGGCGTGGTTTTATCTGATAACATGCTTAGTATGTATATGTTTTGGGAGATGACATCTGTTTCTTCTTTCCTATTAATTAGTTATTGGCACGAAAATGATGCATCTAGAAAAGGTGCTCTAAAATCATTGATTATTACTGTCTTTGGTGGAGTCCTAATGCTAGCAGGAATTTTCATTTTAAATAATATTACTGGAAGTTTTAATGTTAGTGAAATTATAGAATTCACTAAAAATCATGGATACAACGATAAATATGTAGTAGCAATGATTCTTATAATATTCGGTGCATTTACAAAATCAGCACAGTTTCCATTCCATATTTGGCTACCTGATGCAATGGCTGCACCTACACCAATCAGTAGTTACCTACACTCAGCTACAATGGTTAAAGCCGGAATCTATCTATTACTAAGAATTGGCATTGTATTCTCATTTACTTCTTCATTTGGTAATATTCTTATCATTTTTGGGACTATTACTATGCTAATAGGTTCTATTTCTGCAATATTCCTAAAAGATTTAAAAGGAATTCTTGCATATTCAACTATTAGTCAACTTGGTATGATGACTCTTATGATAGGTATAGCTAACCTTGGCCTATACAACGATAATCACTACGTTTATACATTCGCATTCTATGCTGTATGTTTCCATATTATTAACCATGCAGCATTTAAAGCAAGTTTATTTATGATTACTGGTATTATCGATCATTCATTCCATTCACGTGATATCGAAAAACTTCGTGGTATTAAAAGATATATGCCACTTAGCTTTATATTAAGTATTATCGCCGGGTTCTCTATGGCAGGAATCCCACCTTTAAGTGGATTTTACTCAAAAGAATACTTCTTAACGGTAGTTTATGGATTAACGCAATCAAGCATGCTATATATGATCATCGTAATAGCTGTAGTTATTGGAGCTTTAGGAACTGCTATTTATTCGTTAATAGTAGCATTCAAACCATTCCTAGGTAAATTCGATAATTCTATACTGGGCAATAAGAAATTACATCTTCCAAGTAATGGTATCTTTATATCACCAATAATACTTGTAGTCTTCGTAATTATTAACACATTCATAAAAGATTACATAGTTATTCCAGCTCAACAATCTGCGCTAGCTGTAAAAATAACTAATAACGAAGTAATCACTCATGTCCATCATGATAGTTTCTTCTCAATAGAACTTCTTACTTCTATTATTGTTATCATTGCAAGTTTTGTAATTTATAAATTATTTGCAAGTAGAAATGAAATCTATAGTATAAACCCTACTATTATTTCTATTCACGGAGCATATAATAACCTAGGTAACTTACTACACAAAGTAAGTGGTACACTCCATGATACATTTGTTACAAACCAACTTAGAAGAAATATGAGTTATATCTTTGTAGTATTATCTGCAACTATTATTGGTGGTTACTTTGCAATCGGTAGACCTATGTTAATTAATAACTTTTCTACAATTCATTACATGAATATTTTCATAGGACTATGTATAGTCGTATGCTGTGTTGCTCTAACTACAGTGTATAATAGGCTAGTACTTATTATTCTTTCTTCTGGAATTGGATTTATGATGACTGCGCTATATGTTACATTTAGAGCACCAGACTTAGCAATGACACAATTTGTAATTGAATCAATTTCTACTATTATTTTCTTAATAGCCTTCATTCTATTAACTGATAAAACAAAACAAGTAGAAAAACAAAGTTTTAAATTTACTAATGCAATAATCGCGACACTAACTGGTATTAGTTTTACAATCGTAGGACTTGTATCTTACGCGTATAAAAACCCATCAGAAATTAGTCAATTCTATTTTGATAATGTTGTCGCATCTGGTGGTGGAAACATAGTAAATGTTATTATCGTAGATTTTAGGGGATTTGATACCTTGTTCGAAATAACAGTTATGACTATGGTTGCATTAATCATCTATGCTATGTTTAAAATAATTAAACGAGGAGGACCAAAAGATGAAAACTAA
- the deoD gene encoding purine-nucleoside phosphorylase: MSHKQTPHIKPNGVEIAETILLPGDPLRAKFIAETFLEDAVCFNEVRGMLGYTGTYKGKKISVMGTGMGPASIGIYSYELIHTFGVKNLIRIGTCGALQPEVKLYDVILGMGSSTNSNYMHQYNIPGNYSLTASFDLLLKAYNRAQEMGQAVHVGNILCSEIFYNADEKAMENWIKMGVLAVEMESTALYANATAAGVNALTILTVSDSLVTGEETTPEERQTAFTKMMEIALGLV, from the coding sequence ATGTCACATAAACAAACACCACATATTAAACCAAATGGAGTAGAAATCGCTGAAACGATTCTTTTACCAGGGGATCCTTTAAGAGCGAAATTTATTGCAGAAACATTTTTAGAAGATGCAGTTTGTTTTAATGAAGTGCGTGGTATGCTAGGATATACTGGAACATATAAAGGTAAAAAGATTTCTGTAATGGGAACAGGTATGGGACCAGCTAGTATCGGTATTTATTCTTATGAATTAATCCACACTTTTGGGGTTAAGAATTTAATTAGAATTGGAACATGTGGAGCACTACAACCAGAAGTAAAATTATATGATGTAATTTTAGGAATGGGATCTTCAACAAACTCAAACTACATGCACCAATATAATATTCCAGGAAACTACAGTTTAACTGCATCATTTGATTTATTATTAAAAGCTTACAACAGAGCTCAAGAAATGGGTCAAGCAGTACACGTTGGAAATATTTTATGTAGTGAAATTTTCTATAATGCTGATGAAAAAGCTATGGAAAACTGGATTAAAATGGGAGTATTAGCTGTAGAAATGGAAAGTACGGCACTTTATGCAAATGCAACAGCAGCTGGAGTTAATGCTTTAACAATTCTAACAGTTAGTGATTCATTAGTAACTGGTGAAGAAACGACTCCAGAAGAAAGACAAACGGCATTTACGAAAATGATGGAAATTGCTTTAGGTTTAGTATAA